ACTTGTAAGTTATTCCTGTCCATGATAAAAGACTAGGACAAAGTATTGATTCCATGGTCAGCTTTAGTTTGGAATTGGAACCAAAAGTTGGAAAACATTTCGTTCTTCCTTTACATTCACAGTGAATAATCATAATCTAACTAAatggaaaatatattaaaaaccttACAAATACAAAGTTAATTGCGGTGAGCGTGGATCGAACACGCGACCTTCAGATCTTCAGTCTGACGCTCTCCCAACTGAGCTATCCCCGCaacttgttatatttttattattcttctaTGATTTACCTTCAGAGACAATCTATTCCTTTATCATACCAAGTGAACAATTGGCTTGCCATTCATAAAGAACTCACCAGTCAGCTTGAACCATCGGAAGCACAAATCCACCTATCCAAATCTCTATTCTTCGTGGTAATAGGCAGCAATgatatttttgactattttggATCGTTCAAACTTCGACAAAAGACCAATCCTCAACAATATACACAATCAATGGCTGATAAACTCAAAGAGCAATTGAAGGTAAATACAAACATCTAACATTGTGTTATTATTGGTTACATACATGAGATCCTCGCTCAAATTTATTAATGCAGAAATTGTTTTTGGCAGAGACTTCACGATACTGGAGCACGGAGATTCCTAATTATAGGTGTAGCACAGATCGGTTGCACACCTGGACAACGTGCGGAAAACTCAATGCATGAATGCGACCAAGAGGCAAATGCATGGGCTTCTTTGTACAACGAAGCTCTAGTAAAGATGCTACAACAATTCAAAAAAGAGTTGGGAAGCTCAATGATTTATTCTTACTTTGATAACTTCAAGTCCGTCCATGACATCGTCACCAACCCTGCCCGTTACGGTACGTTGAGAATTTGTATATTTGGGTATTAAATCTTGTTATCACGACTAATGAAAACTAGGGATAAATAATCATCGTACCAAACTAAAGTGGCGATATTAGAATTActgtagaagaaaaaaaacaaagtaatacAAATGCTAACAATATCGAACTTAACGAATCTACAGAAAAAAACCATAACACGTTGTCGCTTTCTAATTTCAGGTTTTGCTGATGTGACATCGGCGTGCTGTGGAACTGGGGAATTAAACGCGGAGTTACCTTGTTTGCTTGTGTCAAACTTATGTTCAGACAGAACCAAATATCTCTTCTGGGATCGCTACGGTCATCCCACCGAAGCTGCTGCTCGAACCATCGTCGATCTTATGTTATCTGATGATTCGCAATACTCGTCTCCTTTAACTCTCACTCAACTGGTCTCTTCATGATCAATAAGAATTCGTTTTGGAATATTAGATCATCTAATATAAATGGATTTGGGAGACCTGACTtgtaataaaagtaaacagGATAAATTTgtcagaaataaaataaactatattaaTTTACTAATGTTTCTCTCTTCtaaataagatttatttttgCAAGTTCTTAATTCCTAAGTTCCAAAACTATATACTGCTCACCAAATGTAATGTTACACTTACACCCCGTTTTATCAGCCTCAACGAATGGTTGTACATTAGTGAAACTCAAATATTAAAAGATCTGAAAAGCATAGGCATGATCGGCCACGTTGTTCTCGGCTAGCTTTGTTGCATTCACTAGGTAATAATAGCAGCTTAACTTGAGAGAATCGTCGGAAAAGACTATTATATCCTGTCTTAAGGTTGTAATACAATCCATGCTTCAGAAATGTTAAAAACTTAAAGCCCTGTGACATGCTTCAGAAAAGACTTCCGATGGCAAATGATCGGCCAACGCATGTCTGCACCATCGGCTAATTCCAGATAGAAGCCATAATAAGAACACACCCAACAGTGAGTATCTCACTAGTAATActaataacttaaaatattaaataatttaatatgatttgattaataattaaaaatttaaatcataaaattaaccAATTATGAAGTGCCACGTAAGAGAATAGAAAAGGTTGTGTCATTCcatgatatattattttaattttcttcgGGTAGTAACATGCTGAACCCCAAAAAATATGGGTCTATGTGTTAACTTATATGCGAATGTCAATGATATAGAATAGATCGAAGTATTTAATCAGTTGGTCAGCTACTGATGAATAATTGAATTTTCATGATTGAATGTTTGTACACTTATCCGCATAAGTTCATTGAACATTTTTAAATAGCGGATTTAACAAACAAACCGTTTATGTGCAATGTTGTAATATCATCAAGTGAACAGACCAAAAAGTAAGCATGAAGGAGGATGTTGATTTGAAGATTCATCATATTTTGTTTCtgtgttatttttaaataaaaaatatcatgaaGGAATTTCAAACTAACTTAGATTCACTTACGCcactttaattaaaaaatatgtcTTTTTGTCTACTTCAAAAATATGTCTTTGTGTGTAATTTCACGATATTATGAGAAATTTTCAGTCAGTAGCTATGGCCGTAT
This genomic stretch from Raphanus sativus cultivar WK10039 chromosome 3, ASM80110v3, whole genome shotgun sequence harbors:
- the LOC108847594 gene encoding GDSL esterase/lipase At5g55050 — its product is MSTNITPSITIFLIFLGLIRFDSFPGLEAATGTLASVPGVYVLGDSLVDAGNNNYLEISISKANYPHNGVDFPRSIATGRFCNGKNAADAIAEKFGLPLPPPYLSLKGIFKEKERKAAALTGVNFASGGAGIFNGSDQQLRQSIPLSYQVNNWLAIHKELTSQLEPSEAQIHLSKSLFFVVIGSNDIFDYFGSFKLRQKTNPQQYTQSMADKLKEQLKRLHDTGARRFLIIGVAQIGCTPGQRAENSMHECDQEANAWASLYNEALVKMLQQFKKELGSSMIYSYFDNFKSVHDIVTNPARYGFADVTSACCGTGELNAELPCLLVSNLCSDRTKYLFWDRYGHPTEAAARTIVDLMLSDDSQYSSPLTLTQLVSS